A stretch of the Solanum dulcamara chromosome 6, daSolDulc1.2, whole genome shotgun sequence genome encodes the following:
- the LOC129892596 gene encoding sm-like protein LSM3A, with protein sequence MESEEESTVKDRLDLMRLSLDERIYVKLHYDRELHGKLHAYDQHLNIILGDIEEIVTTIETDDETYEDIIRATIWTIPFLFVR encoded by the coding sequence ATGGAAAGTGAAGAGGAGAGTACAGTGAAGGATCGATTGGATCTCATGAGACTCAGTCTTGACGAGAGAATCTACGTTAAACTCCATTATGACAGAGAACTCCATGGCAAACTTCATGCGTATGATCAGCATCTTAATATAATTCTTGGTGATATTGAAGAAATTGTGACCACAATTGAGACTGATGATGAAACATATGAAGATATAATTCGGGCGACGATATGGACCATTCCGTTCCTATTTGTTCGTTGA